The following DNA comes from Winogradskyella sp. PG-2.
TATTAATTTTTATGAAATGATAAAGCTTAAGTGGTTTTACAATTAACTTACTTGGGCATTAAAAAAGATAGCGCAATTTCTGAAAGAAACTGTGCTATTATTACCAATTATGTATTTGTGTTACTCTACAATCAAAGTATATAGAGGTGTTGAATTTAAAGGACAAAAATACACATACTCACCTTTATTTAATGTCGTTACATTAGAGGATTCCTTAGAATTATTTTCTAACGCTTTAGTTACATAAGCTGTAGAAATATGATTTTCTGGTTGAGACGTATCTTACCCTTTGGAACTAACACAAAGCCTACCTTATGGCCTACATTATTGTTCGAGATTTCAAAAATATAATCTCCTGAAGTTATAGTCAATTTTTTCTGTGTAAATTCACCTTTGGTTTGTTCTAGTGAAATAACTTTTGTTTCAGTTTTTATCTTGTTTTGCGCATTACTACTTAGTCCAAATATTAAAGCAATAACCAGAATTAATATGTTTTTTTTCATGTTTTTAGTTTTTTTACTATTTTAGTTATCCAGTTTTGTAAAGTTGTTTTAATTTTAGTTTGGGATTATCATTGAATTTCTTTACTAAAAGTTGGATGGGTGCGACGCCCTTAAGGTCGCATCTTTTTTTATATTCTCTTAAGTACTTTCCAAAAATTTCAAAGTTTAAACAGTATCAAATTCTAAAGATTCCGCTACAGGAAAATCAACAGGAACTTGTGTTTTAATATGTATATAGTTAGAGATTGTTTTATCACCCACTAAAGAAATAGTATCTATTAAATTACCTTTGGTATAACCAACATTAAAGAAATTTTTAATACAATATTATCTGTTTTACCTCTATTCTCAGTAATGTTTTTGGCTAATTTTGCTAAAGCATCTAGTTTGTTATTTACTGAAGAAAAAGCTGCTCTTAATTCTAAGATTTGCTCATCAGTAAAACCGTTCATTTTTCCAATTGTCGTATGTGCAGATAAACAATAAATACAATCGTTTACTTGACTTACAGCTAAGTTTACTGCCTCTTTTTCTTTAGCAGATAAAGAAGTTTTAGCATTAGCAAATGTCAGATAGTTTTCTAAAGCTGTATTGCTGTGTGCGTATGTTGCGTATAAGTTTGGTACAAACCCTAAACCTTTGTTGAGGTTATCGAATATAACTTGATTGTTTTCACTTACCTCTTCTCTTGTTGGGATATTAAATGTGCTCATAATTTTTATACTGAAATTTATTCAGTGTTTTATTAGTATTGATTTTTTGAATTTTTTATTGGTACAAAGTTGCGACCGATTAAATCTTTATAAAATGACAGTTTTTCCTTTAGGCTTGTCATTTTTTCCCTTTCTATGGATTTACCCTATGTGAGGTTTTTCAGCATCACAATAATAATCTTGAATGTGTTAGTGCTCACAATGTGTTTTTGGAATAATGGTATTTACAATTCGTTTTGGACTTCTTCTGAATATTTCAATAAGATTGAATATGGATTTGTTTTTAATTTTCATCTTGTTATTGTGTTAGTATTACAATGCAAAGATGGAGTAGAAGTAGATGTTAAAGAATGAAGAATTTGCCCAAGGGCTTGTCAATTTTTCCTAACCTGTCGTTTTTAATCCCTTTTTGTAATCCGAAGGTGACTGAGAGGTATACTTTTTGAATAAACGACTTAAGTGTGGCGCATCATCAAAACCGATTTCGTAAGCAATTTCCTTTGCAGTTTTGTCTGTATAGGTTAATAAACGTTGAGCTTCTAAGACGACACGTTCATGTATAATTTGAAGTGGACTCCTGTTGAGTTTAGCAAAGTTATTAGATAAAGTTTTAGGTGAACGGAATAACTTATCTGCATAAAAAGAAACACTATGCTCTTTTTTAAAATGTTGTTCTACAAGAAAATTAAATTCGCGAAGTAAATCTACTTTAGAGCTTTTTGGTGTTTCAAGAATACCTTCTTTAGCTTTTAATAATCTTGTGCTTTTTATAATAAATCTAGCCATTAACATTCGTAGCATTTCGGCTTGGATGTTGTCTTCGGTTTCTAATTCATCAATAAAAACTTCATGGAGTGTTTTAAATTTTTGTTGTTCTTTTTTATCTAAATGAATAATAGGAATATTAGTATTTCCAAAAAACAAAATACCAACACAACTTACTTCTTGATCGTGATCTTTAATACAGTAAAACTCACGGTTAAATTGGTATACTAGAGCATCACCACCACTTATATATTACAAATATTGAATAGGAGTAAGAGCTAATATACTGTTTGACTCAATGGTAAAAGGAATACTATCTATAATGATTTCTATAGCTTCAGAATTTGCCCAAATAAAAGTACATAACTCAGCTTGCTTTGCTTTACTAAAAGATTCTAAATCTGTTTCATTACCAATATTAAAAATGGCACTCGTTGAAAACTCTTTAAACGTATGATTCATGAAAATTAAGTCTACATAGAATCTTAAACATTACAAATAAAATAGAAAGTAACTAGGCAACTTTTTTAAGAAGGTCAAAACAAGGGCATTTTTTGCAACGCTTGTATTCTGCTTTCTTATACTTTTTACAGCATTTAGACTTTACTTTTCCTAAAGTGTCAAAGCCAGAAGTTTCAAGAACTTTAATACGTTCTTTTTTTAACTTTTTGTTTTTCTTTTTTTTGCCCATTGCGTCTGCATAATACAACGATGCAAAAATAGTTATTTTTATTTATTCTAAATAAAATTTAACATTTAGATTTAAACTCCTGGATTTAAATCTTGGGCCGCAGAGTTTACCGTTAATTGCTGTATATCTCTATCAAATAAGTATAAGCCTCCTTTATCATCACCAATCATGTTTATCTTGTCGAGGATAGTTCTAGCCACAGCTTCTTCTTCAATCTGTTCAGCAACATACCATTGTAAGAAGTTATGAGTAGCGTAATCTTTTTCTTGTAGTGATGTATGAACCAGTTCGTTAATACTTTCAGATACAAAAATTTCATGCTCTAAGAGTTTCTCAAACATTTTTTTAAATGAATTGAATTCAACATTAGGAGCGTTGAGTTCTGAGATGTGCGCATGTCCACCACGTTCGTTAACAAACTTTACGAGCTTTAACATATGCTCACGTTCTTCATCAGACTGATCATACATAAAGTTAGAAATACCCTCTAAACCTTTAACTTCAGCCCAAACGGCCATAGCTAAATAGACTTGAGAAGATTCAGCTTCTATTCGTATTTGTTTATTTAGTGCAGATTCAATAGTCTTTGATAACATAATTTTATTTTTTACAAAAATAACCACTTAAACCTTAATATATGGTTAATAGTTTAAAGTTGAGCTAATTCATATTTAATCTAATTTGAAATTGATTTACATTTCTCTAGGTTCATAATTGAGAATAGCGGCTCTTAATTTCTTCTGCATACGCTCTCTTAGCTTAATTGGTTTAATTACCTTAATACTCTCTCCAAACCCTAAAATAAGGCGTTCAAATTCAAAGTTAATTTGAACTAAAACATTGAATATAATACCGTCTTCGGTGTGCTTTATAATGCGTTGCGATGAATGAAAAGGCTTAGTAATCACATAAGGGGCATTGTACTTGTCAATCCAAAATTCTATACGTTGAGGCCTAGAGTTAGACACAGTGACTCCTACAACATCTTTATAATAATCATCTCCATTAATATTATGGTCTACATAATCAATAGCTTCTGAGTCTATTATTTTAGACATTCTGTCTAAAGCTAAAGTGATATACTTTCCTTTATGAGAGGCCAATAAAAACCAACGATTATTAAATTCTTTTAGTAATTGTGGATGGACAGTCATTGTACTTGCTTGCCGAGCTCTAAAAGATTGATATAATACATCTATTACTTTTTTATTCTGAATAGCTGCATATATAACATCTATATATTCTAAGCCTTTAAGCTGCTCATTTTTATCTAAATGAATAATGGCGCGTTTATCTTTTTGAGAAGAGTAAACCGAATCTTCTAAGCGCTGTAATACACCATCCATTTCCTTAAACAAGGAAAAATCTTTAAACTGACGTAATACTTGGATGGCCTCATTCATAATTTTTACATCCTTATCAGTAACAGGAATATTAACAATACTGAAGTCATCTTCATCATACTTATAATATTTTCGATCATACACAACAATAGGAGCATTATAGCCCAACTTTTCACTCCGCATCATTTGAATGTCTAGCTGTACCGTACGTTTACTCACATCAATATCTTTGCCTTCGTATTCATAAAGTGCATCAGAACAGGCTTCAATAAGGTCATTGAGTGTCCATTGTCTATACTGATTCTGAAGACATTTATCTATTGTTTTATATCGGATTAATGCATTTTTATTAATGGGCATTTTTTGAAGTTTTATATGAATTTAAAACAAAATATTTAGTACGCAAAAATATTGCGTAACATGTTAAGTGATTTGTATCAAATAATTAAATTATGAAAACTAAAATATTAAATAAGCTCTCAGAAATAGAGCGAGACAAAAACATAGACATATTATTTGCTGTAGAGTCTGGAAGTAGAGCTTGGGGTTTTGCTTCACCAGATTCCGATTACGATATACGCTTTGTGTATAAACATAAAAAAGATTGGTACTTAAATCTCTGGGAAAAGGATGATACAATAGAATTTATGACCGAAGATGATCTAGACGGATCTGGTTGGGATATTCGTAAGGCGCTACGTTTACTTGCAAAGTCAAACGCATCATTTACTGGCTGGTTATTTTCGCCAATAGTATATCGTGCAAACGACGATTTTCTTAATTAGATAAAAGAAGTGGCTAACACCAACTTTAATCCAGTTTCAGGGTTTTATCATTTTCATAGTATGAATAAAAACTTTGAAGAAATATTAGGTTCTGAAAAAATGACCTTAAAAAGTTTTTTCTATGCTATACGTACAGCACTTTGTGCATACTGGATCTATAAAAATGAAACAATACCACCTGTATTATTTAGGGAAATATATTCATTAATAGATGTAAACTATCTTCCGAAATTAGATGAATTAATAGTTTTAAAAAGTAAGCGTATCGAAAAAAGTAATGATCCTGTTGATGCAGAATTAATACATTTGGTGAAAGACATCGCAAATGAAAATAATAAGATAAAAGATTATTTGGCTAACAAAAGGCCTAATCCAAGTGATTTCAATAACTTGTTTTTAAAAACATTAAATGAATGACACTACAAGAATTAAAAGCATCAGGACATATTATTTTCGAATGCATAAGCGGAAGCCGTGCTTACGGATTGGATACACCTTCATCTGATACAGATATACGAGGTGTATTCATTCTTGCTAAAGAAACATTTTATAGCTTAGATTATGTGGGTTAAGTTAATAATGAAACCAATGATATTGTTTATTACGAGCTTAGGAAATTCATTGAACTTTGCGCTAAGAATAACCCAAATATATTAGAACTGTTAAATGTTCCTGAAAGATGCATTCGATATAAACATCCAATATTTGATGAAATTAAAATAGAATTATTTCTATCAAAGCTATGCAAAGCCACCTTTGCTAATTACGCGTTTACGCAAATAAAAAAAGCAAGAGGTTTAAACAAAAAGATTGTTAACCCTGTTGAAAAAGAGCGTAAGTTAGTCGAAGACTTTTGTGTAATATTAGATGGTAAAAAAACAGTCTCTTTAAAACTATTCTCAGATGAAAAGGGTCTGAATAGAAACCATTTTGGATTAGCAAAAGTTCCAAAAATGAAAGATTGTTATAATCTATTCTATAACGAGTCATTAAACTATAAGGGTATTGCTAGACCAAATGCAAATGAGGTGTGTCTGAGCTCTATCCCAAAAGAAGAAAAGCCTTTAGCTATGCTGTATTTTAATCTGGATGGCTATTCTACTTATTGTAAAAAATATAAGGAATATTGGTCTTGGGTAGAAAAACGAAATGAAGAACGCTACAAAAACAACACCTCTCACGATAAGAATTATGATGCTAAAAACATGATGCATACATTTAGGTTATTACATATGGCAAAAGAGATAGGAGAATTAGGTAAAATAAATGTAGAACGACCAGATAGGAACTATTTGCTTGCACTAAAAAACGCTGAATTTGAATATAATGAGTTAGTTTCTAAAGCAGAAATTCTTAGAGAAGATTTAGAAATTATTTTTAACAATTCAACCCTTTATGAAAAATCAGATTTAAAGTCAGTTAATTCTCTTTTAGCAGAATTAAGAGAAAAATTTTATAATCTTAATTTGCAAATTAAAGTATAAATGCATCATATTTGCAGTAGAAAATACATTTGAAAAATAACGAAAAACACCTATATGAATCTATTAACATCACATACTAAGGACGCAAATCTGTGCTATAGTCGGTATTTATAGAGTAGGTAAACAGTATAAAATTTAAAAAAAGCGTCCAAATAATTAAGTTTGGACGCTTTTTTTTATGAAAAAATTCAATGCCTAAACAATGTGTATTGATTAACTACATAACAGGCCGTCAAGGACTTATAAATCTGAAGTAATTCGGACAGGACTTCTATTGCTTAAAATCAGATTAACTAATTGATTATCAGTAAAATAAATTAAAATTTTATTTGGAATTTTCAATTATTACATTTTATATTTGCATTGCATTATTGCAACAAAACAATTATTAAAACGAAGTGAAAATGTTTTATGGTAAAACAAACAAAAGTATGATTGTAGAACTAGGTTCTTTAGCATACACGCTTCGTGACTTCTTTCCAGATAAATAGAAATCTATTTTAATCATACAAAGAGTCCGAAGCCAAACGTTTCGGACTTTTTTGTATGCGCCATTCTTTCAAAAAGTATTTAGGCTTAAAACTTCCGAAGAAAACAAACAGTAACAAATTAAAAGATGAGAACTAAACAACTCCGAAACCTCTAAAACAGATTTCGGTAAACATAAGACGTGGGTATTGAAATCGGCTAAATAATTATTAATCAAATTATAATAGCTGTGAAACCACAACATATTAAAGAACAAAGACAAAAGGAAGTCCGTCGTCTCATAAATAGGCAATGGGAAATATGTCAACAACAACGTGCATTAGGTTATATAGAATTAAATGAGCCAATACGTCATGGTTGGTACAAAGAAATTGTAATAACAGAAAAGACAGATCGATATAAAAACAAAGCTGCTATTTTAGAATTATATGATATAATTGAAAGGTATTATTGGGGAAGAACAAAAGAAGAAGCTGAAAAAAAATGGCTAAATCAAACGTCATTACACCTCATATACAAAGAGTTTCCAACTTTAAGTAAAAAGACATTTAACAAGCTAAGTTATAAAGCACAACGTTTGTGTACTCCATTTCTATATAGAGATGGATTCAAAAAACTAAGAGTTAGATTTTATATACGTATTCCAAAAGGATCTTATAGAATTAAATACTCTAGGGCTTACATAACGCATAGAAAGCGTATTGATCCAAATCTAATTAGTGAAGATGATTATATCGATTCGCTATTACAAAGAAAAGGGTATTACAATATTAAAGAAGGATTTTACCCTTGGAAAAACGATTGGAATTTATCCAATTATAAACAAGAAAAATTAAGAACAAAAAAACAACTCAAAGCACTTAAAAAATATATGCTAGAGGATGTTTTAAACGAAACAATATCATGGGAAAGAAATTAAGCGGAAAAGACTTAATCAAATTAGGTTTTCCAAAGAACAATAGTATTAACGTGACTTTAGGTCAGATTAATCGTTACCAGAAACGTGTAAAGAAAGAACGCATATTAGAAGACGCAAAAAAAGTATTATTAAATCCAGAAAACTATAAAGGAGATGGTGTTTGGGGTAAAATAGCAGAAAGTCTGTTAGACCCAGTAAACGTTACAAAGCAAAAATTAAATACGCATCGCGCACCATTTCAAATTTATGGAGAAAACGAAATTGATGATCAGGCAAAATACCAATTGTATGATGCTTTAAAATTACCAATTGCTGTTGCGGGAGCATTGATGCCAGATGCACATGTAGGTTACGGGCTACCAATTGGTGGTGTGTTAGCAATAAAAGAAGCAGTAATTCCTTATGGAGTAGGAGTTGATATAGGATGCAGAATGTGTTTAACTATTTATCCGGTAAAAGCATCTTATTTAAAAGGGAAGAAGCATCAATTGGAAAATATTTTGTCAGAACACACCAAATTTGGAATGTATGAAACACACAAAGTAAAACACGATGATCCTGTGTTTGAACGCGAAGAGTTTAAAACAATTCCGTTAGTAAAACGCCTAAAAGATAAAGCCTATAAACAATTAGGAACATCTGGCGGAGGAAATCATTTTGTGGAATTTGGTGAAGTGAGCATCTTAGATATCAATAACGAATGGAATTTACCAACAGGAACTTATGTAGGTGTTTTATCACATAGTGGTTCTCGTGGTCTAGGAGCAAACATTGCTAAGCACTATACATATTTGGCAACAAAGCAATGTCCTTTACCAAAATATGTTCAGAATTTAGCTTGGTTAGATTTAAATACACACGATGGGCAAGAATATTGGTTGGCTATGAATTTAGCTGGTGATTATGCAAAAGCATGTCATTATGATATTCATAAGCGCATAGGCAAATTATTAGGAGAACGACCTATTGCAAAAATAGAGAATCATCACAATTTCGCTTGGAAACAAGAGATAAATGGACAAGAATGCATTGTACATAGAAAAGGAGCAACACCAGCAAAAAAAGGTGAGTTAGGTATTATTCCAGGATCTATGACAGCACCAGGATTTATAGTTAGAGGATTA
Coding sequences within:
- a CDS encoding helix-turn-helix transcriptional regulator — translated: MPINKNALIRYKTIDKCLQNQYRQWTLNDLIEACSDALYEYEGKDIDVSKRTVQLDIQMMRSEKLGYNAPIVVYDRKYYKYDEDDFSIVNIPVTDKDVKIMNEAIQVLRQFKDFSLFKEMDGVLQRLEDSVYSSQKDKRAIIHLDKNEQLKGLEYIDVIYAAIQNKKVIDVLYQSFRARQASTMTVHPQLLKEFNNRWFLLASHKGKYITLALDRMSKIIDSEAIDYVDHNINGDDYYKDVVGVTVSNSRPQRIEFWIDKYNAPYVITKPFHSSQRIIKHTEDGIIFNVLVQINFEFERLILGFGESIKVIKPIKLRERMQKKLRAAILNYEPREM
- a CDS encoding ferritin → MLSKTIESALNKQIRIEAESSQVYLAMAVWAEVKGLEGISNFMYDQSDEEREHMLKLVKFVNERGGHAHISELNAPNVEFNSFKKMFEKLLEHEIFVSESINELVHTSLQEKDYATHNFLQWYVAEQIEEEAVARTILDKINMIGDDKGGLYLFDRDIQQLTVNSAAQDLNPGV
- a CDS encoding RtcB family protein, with translation MGKKLSGKDLIKLGFPKNNSINVTLGQINRYQKRVKKERILEDAKKVLLNPENYKGDGVWGKIAESLLDPVNVTKQKLNTHRAPFQIYGENEIDDQAKYQLYDALKLPIAVAGALMPDAHVGYGLPIGGVLAIKEAVIPYGVGVDIGCRMCLTIYPVKASYLKGKKHQLENILSEHTKFGMYETHKVKHDDPVFEREEFKTIPLVKRLKDKAYKQLGTSGGGNHFVEFGEVSILDINNEWNLPTGTYVGVLSHSGSRGLGANIAKHYTYLATKQCPLPKYVQNLAWLDLNTHDGQEYWLAMNLAGDYAKACHYDIHKRIGKLLGERPIAKIENHHNFAWKQEINGQECIVHRKGATPAKKGELGIIPGSMTAPGFIVRGLGSTESLQSAAHGAGRLLSRRQCKMTLTKSAIKKELQKYDVSLIGGGIDEAPMAYKNIETVMKNQQELVEVIGKFTPKIVRMAK
- a CDS encoding helix-turn-helix domain-containing protein is translated as MFFGNTNIPIIHLDKKEQQKFKTLHEVFIDELETEDNIQAEMLRMLMARFIIKSTRLLKAKEGILETPKSSKVDLLREFNFLVEQHFKKEHSVSFYADKLFRSPKTLSNNFAKLNRSPLQIIHERVVLEAQRLLTYTDKTAKEIAYEIGFDDAPHLSRLFKKYTSQSPSDYKKGLKTTG